Within Streptomyces sp. SS1-1, the genomic segment ACCGTCTGGCGGGCGATCTGCTTGGCCATGTCCCAGTTCACCGGGCCGCCCTCGTAGGAGAGCATCTGACCGAGCTGCTGGAAGGCGGCGCCCAGGTCGTTGGGGCTCAGCGAACCGAACATCGCCGCGAACGGGTTGTCGGCGCCCGGGCTGCCAAAGCCTCCGGCACCGGGCAGCCCGAAGCCGAACGGGTTGGACGGTCCCTGACCACCACCGCTCTCCTGGTCCTTCTTCTTGCCCTCGTCGCCGTCGTCCGGCTCCTCCGGCGGAAGGCCGAATCCGAATGGGGTGTCACTCACGGGGTTCCTCGGCTGGTAAGGCCACCGGCTGGCGCCGGCGGCACGACTGCCCGATAACACCACCCAGCGTAGACACCTGTGACCGATCGGGCCTCGGTGCTTCGCCGACTCTCGGCCTGCGGCAGGATGGATGCCACCTGGTACGTACGCGTCACTCACGCTCGTACTGAAGACAACCGCTGGAGACGCCCGGTGAGTTCCCCCGATCCGCAGGTTCGCGCAGCGCGAAACCCGTCAACCCCTCCCGCGCGCGGTGTGCGCGGTCCCGTCGTCGCGGTCACCGGTGCCGCGTCCGGCGTCGGCGCCCTGCTCACGGAGCGGCTCGCCGCCTCCGAGGAGGTCAAGCAGGTCATCGCCATCGACGAGCGGCGAGGCGAGTGCGCGGCGGCGCAGTGGCACATCCTGGACGTGCGCGACCCCGCGATCGCGGACAAACTGCGCGGCGCCGACGTCGTCGTGCACCTGGCGCTCGACCTCGATCTGGAGACGGATCCCGCGGCGCGGACCGCCTACAACGTTCGGGGGACGCAGACCGTCCTGACGGCCGCCGCGGCCGCCGGAGTGCACCGGGTGGTGCTGTGCACGTCCGCCATGGTCTACGGCGCTCTGCCGGACAACGAGCTGCCGCTGTCGGAGGACGCCGAGCTGCGGGCGACCGCCGAGGCCACCGGCGTCGGCGACCTGCTGGAGATCGAGCGCCTGGCGCGCCGCGCCCCCCGCGCGCACCCGGGCCTCAACGTCACCGTCGTCCGCCCCGCCGTCCTGGTCGGCGGCACCGACACCGCCCTGACCAGGTACTTCGAGTCGCCCCGGCTGCTCGTGGTCGCCGGGTCCCGGCCCGCCTGGCAGTTCTGCCACGTCGAGGACCTGTGCGGCGCCTTGGAGTACGCCGTCCTGGAGAAGGTCGACGGGGAACTGGCCGTCGGCTGTGACGGATGGCTGGAACAGGAGGAGGTCGAGGAGCTGAGCGGGATCCGGCGCATGGAGCTGCCGTCCGCGGTCGCCCTCGGCGCGGCGGCCCGGCTGCACCGCATCGGCCTGACGCCCTCCCCGGCCGGCGACCTCGCGTACACGATGTACCCGTGGGTGGTCAGCGGCAGCCGGCTCCACGACGCGGGGTGGCGGCCGCAGTGGACCAACGAGGAGGTCCTCGCGGAACTGCTGGACGAGGTCTCCGGACGCCACACGGTCGCCGGACGCCGTCTGGGCCGCAAGGACGCGACGGCCGCGGGTGCCGCGGGCGCGACGGTGGCGCTGCTGGGCGCGGCGGCGGTGGTCCGCAGGGCCCGCAAGGCCCGCCGCCGGATCTGACGGGCCGCCCCGCCCGCGCGTGTCGTCTGCAGGAGGCTCCGCAGCCTGTAGGAGGCTCCAAAGCCCCCCACGCGTGTGCCGGGCGATGACGCTATTCCCCGCCCTCGCGCGCGTGGGGCACGATGGGGGCATGGCACCTACCAGTGATCACCCCGGTGAGCAGGGCGCTCAGGACCCGGTCAAGCTCATCGGCATCCGTGAGACGGCCCTCTCCGTGGACGAGGTCTTCCAGGCCGTCGGGGACGACGCCGCCGGAGGGACCGCGCTGTTCGTGGGCACCGTGCGCGACCACGACGGGGGCGCCGACGTGGACGCGCTCTCGTACTCCTGCCATCCCAGCGCCGAGGCGGAGATGCGGCGGATCGCCGAGAAGGTCGTCGCCGAGTTCCCGGTGCGGGCGCTCGCCGCCGTGCACCGCGTCGGCGACCTCGCGATCGGTGACCTGGCCGTCGTCGTCGCCGTCTCCTGCCCCCACCGCGGCGAGGCGTTCGAGGCGTGCCGGAAGCTGATCGACGACCTCAAGCACGAGGTGCCGATCTGGAAGCACCAGAAGTTCTCCGACGGCACCGAGGAGTGGGTCGGCGCCTGCTGACCCGGCCGCAACGCCCCTGGGAACCCGTACACCCCACCCGGCTTGCGTAACCGCACCCCTGGCATGAGCGTTGTCAGTGCCAGCGGTTAATCTGCTGATCAGTCAGTTGCGGTTCGCTCTGTGGGGACGGGAGGCGCGCATGGCGGCGCTCACCTGGTTGCTGATTCCGCTCGGGGCCGCGATCGGCGCGGGGCTGTGGGGGAGCTGGGCCAACAGAACCCGCAGGACCCGTGGCGACGGGCCGGAGCTCGACGGATACGCGCGCTTCCGCGCGGCCATGGAGAAGCCCCAGTCGCGGACCTGATCCGCCGGCGCCCCGAGGCACCCGCGCGGTCCGGATCCCGGCCCTGACGGGGCTCTGACAGCACTGTCACGTACTGTCGTGCCATGCCACGCCGCACCGCGACGATGCTCGCCTCCACCCTGATGCTGATCGCGCTCCTGTGCGCGGGAGTCTTCATCCGCGTGCCGTACGCCGAGATGTCCCCGGGCCCCACGGTCAACACCCTGGGGGAGCACGACGGCGAGCCGGTGCTGCAGATCTCCGGGCGCAAGACGTATCCGACGACCGGCCACCTCAACATGACCACCGTCCGGGTCACGAGCGCCGACTACCGGATGAACCTCGTCGAGGCCGTCTACGGCTGGCTCGCGCACGACAACAAGGTCGTGCCGCACGACACCCTCTACCCGGACGGCAAGACGGAGGAGGAGTCCACCCAGGAGAACGCCGAGGAGTTCAGCCAGTCCCAGGAGAGCGCGAAGGTCGCGGCCCTGGAGGCGCTGGACATCCCGGTGAAGAGCTGGGTGATCGTCTCGACCGTCGTCAAGGGCAGCCCGGCCGAGGGCAAGCTGCACGCCGGTGACGTCATCAAGGCCGTCGACGGCACCGCCGTCAAGAAGCCCGGGGACGTGGCCGAGCTGGTGACGAAGCACAAGCCCGGCCAGGAGGTCGTCTTCACGATCGTGCCCGCCAAGGAGCAGGCCGCCGCGGAGAAGGAGCACCGGGCGCCGCAGGGCACCGAGAAGGTGACGATCACCACAGCCGAGTCCGACGACAGCGGCGCCAAGCGCGCCATCGTCGGGATCTCCGCCGGGACCGACCACACCTTCCCGTTCGACATCGACATCAAGCTCGCCGACGTCGGCGGCCCGAGCGCGGGCCTGATGTTCGCCCTCGGCCTCTACGACAAGCTCACGCCGGGCAGCCTCACCGGCGGGAAGTTCGTCGCCGGCACCGGCACCATCGACGACGACGGCAAGGTCGGGCCCATCGGCGGTATCGAGATGAAGACCGTGGGCGCGCGCGACAAGGGCGCCCAGTTCTTCCTCACCCCCGCCGACAACTGCGCCACCGCCGCCCGGGACGTCCCCGACGGGCTCACCCTGGTCAAGGTCGACACCATCGACGACGCGCTCGGCGCCCTGAAGGACATCCGCTCCGGCGACACCGCCGCCCTGCCGAAGTGCACCACCGGGAGCTGACCCCGCCCGGCACACGACACGGGGCGCCCCTCACCCGAGGGGCGCCCCCGCCGTCGTACCCGAGGTCCTCAGTCCTCGAACGTCGCCGCCAGCGCCTGCGCCAGGCCGGGCACCAGCTCGGAGCCGGTCAGGACCTCCGTCGGAGCGTCCTTCTCTCGCAGCCGCAGCGCCGACTCACGGCTGCCGTCGCGCAGCACCGCCACGGTCATACGGACCTCCTGGCGGTCGGGGTGCTCCGCCACCCAGCGGGTCAGCTCGGTGTCGCTGAGGCCCTGCGGCACCTGCGCCTCGGCGGACGGGGGCAGCATCAGGCGCTCCACGGTGAGCGCGCAGCCGGTCACGGCGTCGGGCCAGGCGATCGTGCCCAGGAACTCGTCGAGCTGCCGGCCCGTTGGAAGTTCGTCCTGCTCGATCGGGGTCAGGCCGGTGGACTCCTGCTCGTCCCCCAGGCCGAGCTGGGCGGCGAGGCCGGGTTCCTGGGCTCGCAGCCGTGCGGTGTCGACGAGGGCGAAGAGGCGGGCGGGCTGGTCCCAGCCGAGTCCGGAGGCGTACTCGTCGATCTCGAGAACGGCCCGGGTCAGCGGGTTGGCTGCCATGGGAGTGTTGGACATGGTCACAATCCTGCCTCGTTCCCGGCCGGAATCGGGAACCGAGTAAAGGGTGAGTAAGTTGCATAGGTGTGGGCCCGCGATCACGGGGGGCCACAGAGGGTCCACGAAGACGCGGGCCTGACCCAGACCAACAGCGAACTTCGGGGTGCGAAACCTTGGCTTTCCAGATGCCGGACCGCGGCGGAGGCCCGACCGGGCCACGGATGAGAGTGGGCCGCCCGTCCCGGCGGGTCCGGACCCTGCTCATGACACTGGGCGTCCTCGCCGTCCTCGGCATGGCCTTCACCATGTTCGCGGGGTTCTGGACGGACTGGCTCTGGTACCGGTCGGTCAACTACTCGTCCGTGTTCACGACGACGCTCTGGACGAAGATCGGGCTGTTCTTCGTCTTCGGCCTGCTGATGGCCCTCGCGGTCGGCTTCAACATCTGGCTGGCCCACCGGCTGCGTCCGCCGCTGAGCGCGATGTCGATGGAGCAGCAGAACCTCGACCGGTACCGCATGGGCATCGCGCCCTACAAGAAGTGGCTGCTGATCGCCATCACGGCGCTCGTCGGCCTGATCGCCGGCGCCTCCGCCTCCAGCCAGTGGCGGACCTGGCTGATGTGGGTCAACGGCGTGCCCTTCGGCGAGAAGGACCCCCAGTTCCACCTCGACGTC encodes:
- a CDS encoding molybdenum cofactor biosynthesis protein MoaE; amino-acid sequence: MAPTSDHPGEQGAQDPVKLIGIRETALSVDEVFQAVGDDAAGGTALFVGTVRDHDGGADVDALSYSCHPSAEAEMRRIAEKVVAEFPVRALAAVHRVGDLAIGDLAVVVAVSCPHRGEAFEACRKLIDDLKHEVPIWKHQKFSDGTEEWVGAC
- a CDS encoding SDR family oxidoreductase, with product MSSPDPQVRAARNPSTPPARGVRGPVVAVTGAASGVGALLTERLAASEEVKQVIAIDERRGECAAAQWHILDVRDPAIADKLRGADVVVHLALDLDLETDPAARTAYNVRGTQTVLTAAAAAGVHRVVLCTSAMVYGALPDNELPLSEDAELRATAEATGVGDLLEIERLARRAPRAHPGLNVTVVRPAVLVGGTDTALTRYFESPRLLVVAGSRPAWQFCHVEDLCGALEYAVLEKVDGELAVGCDGWLEQEEVEELSGIRRMELPSAVALGAAARLHRIGLTPSPAGDLAYTMYPWVVSGSRLHDAGWRPQWTNEEVLAELLDEVSGRHTVAGRRLGRKDATAAGAAGATVALLGAAAVVRRARKARRRI
- a CDS encoding PPA1309 family protein, giving the protein MSNTPMAANPLTRAVLEIDEYASGLGWDQPARLFALVDTARLRAQEPGLAAQLGLGDEQESTGLTPIEQDELPTGRQLDEFLGTIAWPDAVTGCALTVERLMLPPSAEAQVPQGLSDTELTRWVAEHPDRQEVRMTVAVLRDGSRESALRLREKDAPTEVLTGSELVPGLAQALAATFED
- a CDS encoding PDZ domain-containing protein; amino-acid sequence: MPRRTATMLASTLMLIALLCAGVFIRVPYAEMSPGPTVNTLGEHDGEPVLQISGRKTYPTTGHLNMTTVRVTSADYRMNLVEAVYGWLAHDNKVVPHDTLYPDGKTEEESTQENAEEFSQSQESAKVAALEALDIPVKSWVIVSTVVKGSPAEGKLHAGDVIKAVDGTAVKKPGDVAELVTKHKPGQEVVFTIVPAKEQAAAEKEHRAPQGTEKVTITTAESDDSGAKRAIVGISAGTDHTFPFDIDIKLADVGGPSAGLMFALGLYDKLTPGSLTGGKFVAGTGTIDDDGKVGPIGGIEMKTVGARDKGAQFFLTPADNCATAARDVPDGLTLVKVDTIDDALGALKDIRSGDTAALPKCTTGS